One window from the genome of Pseudoalteromonas sp. '520P1 No. 423' encodes:
- a CDS encoding collagenase produces MKLNKLFVAVSTLLVGASAFAAQQPSAPQSAPTIHQEEKHVHGIPEVVNKNTPQAHSVYQSIDTEALHSLDKHSVNNTVMAAAACDVNSFATSNANTLINAIKSQGSTCVNELFNASSSIQQSAYSSDNMYSIANHLKGLSQSYTGGGDPDIEAMFLYLRAGYYVEFYNNNVNFVSWVKPAVKGAIDAFVNNAHFYDDNDGHGKTLSEVIITMDSSEQQDVYLPVVKEWLSRWNQSYGAKWNMRSAVNSIFTILFRGQYNDNFKALVANDTALVSRLNSFTQQSWMVNSDSEYLIANAARELGRMKMYTGTSIQATVDSGLNKIFSTYQMYGNGDAVWLGAADTASYYGNCNVYNICGYGDQLEAQVLSQTHICSPTIKIRSQNLTATQQASACATMGAEETYFHNKMESGSVPIPGDNNDQLQVNIFDSSNDYGKYGGPIFGIDTNNGGMYLEGDPSVVGNIPNFVAYEADYAKADHYVWNLEHEYVHYLDGRFDLFGDFNTPTEKVVWWAEGVAEYVANQNNNQAAIDTIHDGSVYSLSAVFETTYDGFDQDRIYRWGYLAVRFMFERHFSEVKAMLAETRAGDWTAYKARLNTWVANYSNEFTTWTQTVTSDTGGGTNPPANEAPIVDINGPYIGDTNMAISFSSNGSYDPDGTISSYAWDFGDGSTSTLTNPSHAYTSAGQYTVSLTVLDNNNATATTTTSADISGVIVPDNSLKNGVSINVVGAQDSETFFTMEVPAGATDLSFETSGGAGDADLYVRFGSAPTTSTYDCRPWKGGNNETCTISDVQAGTYHVMLRGYNSFDTNLKGSFVGGSPVGNMPDACAVQGPQTGGELQNGSEACLGSRTTWLTIGNVSAHSSIAITSGNGTGNLDLEFSNLGWPNSSNTQGASYNSGNGECIYLTNLSEYWGYIKVSGESDGASIVVDFDTAGCR; encoded by the coding sequence ATGAAATTAAATAAATTATTTGTAGCAGTATCGACACTACTCGTAGGCGCTTCAGCTTTTGCTGCACAGCAACCAAGTGCGCCTCAATCAGCACCGACAATCCATCAAGAAGAAAAGCATGTCCATGGTATTCCTGAGGTTGTAAATAAAAATACACCTCAAGCACACAGTGTTTATCAGTCTATAGATACTGAGGCTTTACATAGTTTAGATAAGCACTCTGTAAATAATACAGTCATGGCTGCTGCGGCATGTGATGTCAATTCATTTGCTACTTCAAATGCAAATACTTTAATTAACGCAATAAAATCTCAGGGTTCTACTTGTGTAAATGAATTATTTAATGCTTCTTCTAGCATTCAGCAATCAGCTTATTCGTCAGATAATATGTATTCAATCGCAAACCATCTTAAAGGTCTTTCGCAATCTTATACAGGTGGAGGTGATCCGGATATTGAAGCGATGTTTTTATACTTAAGAGCAGGTTATTATGTTGAATTTTACAATAATAACGTTAACTTTGTTTCTTGGGTAAAACCTGCTGTTAAAGGTGCTATTGATGCATTTGTTAATAACGCGCATTTTTATGATGATAATGATGGTCACGGTAAAACTTTATCTGAAGTTATTATTACTATGGATAGCTCTGAGCAACAAGATGTTTATTTACCGGTAGTTAAAGAATGGTTAAGTCGCTGGAATCAAAGTTATGGTGCTAAGTGGAACATGAGAAGCGCAGTAAATAGTATTTTTACTATTTTATTTCGTGGTCAATATAACGATAATTTTAAAGCTTTAGTTGCAAATGATACAGCATTAGTTAGTCGCTTAAATAGCTTTACTCAACAGTCTTGGATGGTTAATTCTGATTCAGAATATTTAATCGCTAATGCAGCAAGAGAGCTCGGCCGTATGAAAATGTACACAGGTACTTCAATTCAGGCTACGGTTGATTCAGGCTTAAATAAAATTTTCTCTACTTATCAAATGTATGGTAATGGTGATGCTGTTTGGTTAGGTGCTGCAGATACTGCGAGTTATTATGGCAATTGTAATGTCTATAATATTTGTGGTTATGGTGATCAGTTAGAAGCACAAGTACTTTCTCAAACTCATATTTGTAGTCCAACAATTAAAATTCGCTCACAAAACTTAACTGCGACTCAGCAGGCTTCAGCATGTGCCACTATGGGTGCAGAAGAAACTTATTTCCATAATAAAATGGAATCAGGCAGTGTGCCTATCCCAGGTGATAACAACGATCAGTTACAAGTTAATATATTTGATAGCTCAAATGATTATGGCAAATATGGCGGCCCAATTTTTGGTATTGATACTAATAACGGTGGCATGTATTTAGAAGGTGATCCATCAGTTGTTGGCAATATTCCAAACTTTGTTGCTTATGAAGCTGATTACGCAAAAGCAGATCACTATGTCTGGAACTTGGAGCATGAATATGTTCATTATTTAGATGGCCGATTTGATTTGTTTGGTGATTTTAATACACCAACAGAAAAAGTAGTATGGTGGGCTGAAGGTGTTGCTGAATATGTTGCAAATCAAAATAATAACCAGGCTGCAATAGATACAATTCATGATGGTTCGGTTTATAGCTTGAGTGCTGTATTTGAAACAACTTACGATGGTTTTGATCAAGACCGAATTTATCGTTGGGGCTATTTAGCAGTTCGTTTTATGTTTGAAAGACATTTTAGCGAAGTTAAAGCGATGCTAGCTGAAACTCGTGCCGGTGATTGGACTGCATATAAAGCACGTTTAAATACTTGGGTAGCTAATTACAGTAATGAATTTACTACTTGGACTCAAACAGTAACGAGTGATACTGGTGGTGGCACGAATCCACCTGCAAATGAAGCACCTATCGTAGATATTAATGGTCCGTATATTGGTGATACAAATATGGCTATTAGCTTTAGTAGTAATGGTAGTTACGACCCTGATGGTACTATCTCTTCATATGCATGGGACTTTGGTGATGGTTCAACAAGTACATTAACTAACCCTAGCCATGCTTATACAAGCGCAGGTCAATATACTGTTTCTTTAACTGTATTAGATAATAATAACGCAACGGCAACAACAACTACTTCAGCAGATATATCAGGTGTAATAGTTCCTGATAACAGCTTGAAAAATGGTGTTTCGATTAATGTTGTTGGAGCGCAAGATTCAGAAACTTTCTTTACGATGGAAGTACCTGCAGGAGCAACTGATTTAAGCTTTGAAACTTCAGGTGGCGCCGGTGATGCTGATTTATATGTACGTTTTGGTTCAGCACCTACAACGAGTACATATGATTGTCGTCCATGGAAAGGTGGCAATAACGAAACATGTACTATTTCAGATGTGCAAGCTGGTACATATCATGTAATGCTACGTGGCTATAATAGTTTTGATACTAATCTCAAAGGGAGTTTTGTAGGTGGCTCTCCAGTTGGTAATATGCCTGATGCATGTGCTGTTCAAGGCCCTCAAACGGGTGGTGAATTACAAAACGGCTCAGAGGCTTGTTTAGGCAGCCGTACTACATGGTTAACTATTGGTAATGTGAGTGCACATTCAAGCATTGCTATCACATCAGGAAATGGTACAGGTAACTTAGATTTAGAGTTTAGTAACCTAGGCTGGCCAAATAGCTCAAATACTCAAGGTGCTTCTTATAATTCAGGAAATGGTGAATGTATTTACTTAACTAATTTAAGTGAGTACTGGGGCTACATTAAAGTGTCAGGTGAATCTGATGGTGCATCAATAGTTGTTGATTTTGATACAGCAGGGTGTCGTTAA
- a CDS encoding biotin-dependent carboxyltransferase family protein has protein sequence MSLYFIKSGMQTSIQDLGRQGQMHNGISHSGAMDLIALKVANWLLSNPLNSAVIEITLVGPVIRFEQDMFIAISGAQFELSLNNKSIYNNEKIQVTSGDILSFGKLINGTRAYLSLSTKIDVPKIFNSYSTHLTVNFGGYKGRSFKNGEKLNCLLLDRNKKDDKKVPKYVNNAYTGSYILRCTTSVETNLFTEKQKANFIAKKYSVNANSNRMGIRLNESALEFENPIEITSSGLMQGSIQITPAGLPIISSVDGQTIGGYPRIANIITSDLPLLGQLKANDKVSFMFISHNQANKIFNKQQQALNFLDK, from the coding sequence ATGAGTTTGTATTTTATAAAATCAGGAATGCAAACGAGTATTCAAGATCTTGGACGTCAAGGTCAAATGCATAATGGTATATCACATAGTGGTGCTATGGATCTTATTGCGTTGAAGGTGGCTAATTGGCTTCTATCTAATCCCTTAAATAGTGCAGTAATTGAAATCACATTAGTTGGACCAGTAATTCGATTTGAACAAGATATGTTTATTGCGATAAGCGGTGCACAATTTGAACTCAGCTTGAACAATAAATCTATTTATAACAATGAAAAAATCCAAGTCACCAGTGGAGATATTTTGTCTTTTGGTAAGTTAATTAATGGTACGAGAGCATATTTAAGTCTTTCTACAAAAATTGATGTTCCCAAGATCTTTAATAGTTATTCAACTCATTTAACAGTTAATTTTGGCGGTTATAAAGGAAGATCCTTTAAAAATGGTGAAAAATTAAATTGTCTCCTACTAGATAGAAATAAAAAAGATGACAAAAAAGTTCCCAAGTATGTAAATAACGCATATACAGGAAGCTATATTCTTAGATGTACAACATCAGTAGAAACCAATTTATTTACTGAAAAACAAAAGGCGAACTTTATCGCTAAAAAATACTCTGTTAATGCCAACTCTAATCGTATGGGAATTAGACTCAACGAAAGTGCATTAGAGTTTGAAAATCCGATAGAAATAACATCTAGTGGATTGATGCAAGGCAGTATTCAAATTACCCCGGCTGGTTTACCTATTATTTCATCTGTAGATGGGCAAACAATTGGTGGCTACCCTAGAATTGCCAATATAATTACTTCAGATCTCCCTTTATTAGGGCAACTTAAAGCGAATGATAAAGTTAGCTTTATGTTTATATCCCATAATCAAGCGAATAAAATATTTAATAAGCAACAGCAAGCATTAAACTTTTTGGATAAATAA
- the pxpB gene encoding 5-oxoprolinase subunit PxpB, with protein sequence MKSEQYEIVMNGDSAITILFNDVISEALTKNITCLSELFRNNFNELIIDIIPAYQSLTVSFDNEKIKFDKFIKNIELLLIHPLPQKVYQPKIIEIPVCYEDEFSPDLESLAHYCKKDTAQVVMEHTQAIYLVHMLGFLPGFLYLGGLSANLSCPRKSTPAISIPAGSVGIGGTQTGIYPVSSPGGWHIIGRTPLNLFNPNSELPFIANPLDKVKFSSISKDEFLAIKGYL encoded by the coding sequence GTGAAAAGTGAGCAATACGAAATAGTAATGAATGGTGATTCTGCTATAACAATATTATTTAATGATGTTATTTCAGAGGCGTTAACTAAAAATATTACTTGCTTGTCTGAGCTGTTTAGAAATAATTTCAATGAGTTAATAATAGATATTATTCCTGCATATCAAAGTTTAACTGTTTCTTTTGATAATGAAAAAATTAAGTTTGATAAGTTCATCAAGAATATTGAGTTATTATTAATTCACCCATTACCACAGAAAGTCTATCAGCCAAAAATAATCGAAATCCCTGTGTGTTATGAAGATGAGTTCAGTCCGGATTTAGAGTCGCTTGCCCATTATTGTAAGAAAGATACAGCGCAAGTTGTCATGGAGCATACTCAAGCAATTTACTTGGTTCATATGCTTGGTTTTTTACCTGGGTTTTTATATTTGGGGGGTCTATCCGCTAATTTATCTTGCCCTAGGAAGTCGACTCCAGCTATTTCTATTCCTGCCGGTTCAGTGGGTATTGGCGGCACTCAAACGGGTATCTATCCGGTTTCAAGCCCTGGAGGTTGGCATATTATAGGACGTACACCTTTAAATTTATTTAATCCAAACTCTGAACTACCATTTATTGCAAATCCACTTGATAAAGTTAAATTTTCATCGATATCTAAAGATGAATTCTTAGCAATTAAGGGGTATCTTTAA
- the pxpA gene encoding 5-oxoprolinase subunit PxpA, translating into MKCIDINCDLGEGKSLIYCEHDAKIMPYISSCNIACGGHAGDESIIKQSLLNAKLNGLKIGAHPGYEDKANFGRVSLDISVEEVVTSIQKQLDFFIKISSRLNISIHHIKFHGALYNDLEKQPQLASKLAELIKYNYLSLKIYGLANGIFEKQCIALGIDFIAEGFMDRTYLSSGHLTPRTEENAVLTEQAQSIAQAISLASNQEIKTSDGKVITPQVKTICLHGDNPEAITIAKALHFKLTSAGFLIQ; encoded by the coding sequence ATGAAGTGTATAGATATTAATTGCGATTTAGGTGAAGGAAAATCTTTAATTTACTGTGAGCATGATGCCAAAATAATGCCTTATATTTCTAGCTGTAACATTGCTTGTGGTGGTCATGCTGGAGATGAAAGTATTATTAAACAGTCTTTACTTAATGCAAAATTAAATGGGCTTAAAATAGGTGCTCACCCAGGATATGAAGACAAAGCAAACTTTGGTCGTGTTTCTTTAGATATTTCAGTCGAAGAAGTCGTAACGAGTATCCAAAAGCAACTTGATTTTTTTATCAAGATTTCATCAAGACTTAATATTTCAATCCATCATATTAAGTTTCATGGCGCTTTATATAATGATCTAGAAAAGCAACCTCAATTAGCCTCTAAGTTAGCAGAGCTAATAAAATATAATTATCTATCCCTAAAAATTTATGGTCTTGCCAATGGTATATTTGAAAAGCAGTGTATTGCACTCGGCATTGATTTTATAGCCGAAGGTTTTATGGATCGTACTTATCTCTCATCAGGTCATTTAACACCTAGAACTGAAGAAAATGCTGTTTTGACTGAACAAGCTCAAAGCATCGCGCAAGCGATATCATTAGCTAGCAATCAAGAAATTAAAACCAGTGATGGTAAAGTTATAACACCCCAGGTGAAAACAATTTGTTTGCATGGTGATAATCCTGAAGCAATTACAATAGCAAAGGCCTTACATTTTAAATTAACCTCTGCTGGATTTTTAATACAGTGA
- a CDS encoding Nramp family divalent metal transporter: MKLPKVGPAVLVTAAFIGPGTVITASLAGANYGFALLWALLFSMVATLILQEMACRLGVVTQKGLGENIREACTNPFLKLIAIGLTVSAIVIGNGAYQSGNILGASLGLSNLFSDIYITANISLWPILIGFIAFTVLIKGSYKIIERALMVLVGLMSIAFIATAVISKPDLGMFFSGLFIPSIPNGATLTVIALIGTTVVPYNIFLHSSSVSSKWNSPEHLDEARKDLYFAIPLGGLISIAIISTAASAFFGQKISINNAADLAPALASIFGDYSSLFIAIGLFSAGISSAITAPLAAAFALSGILDLNKSLNSYSFKGIWLSILFIGVIIASLGYKPVSIIWFAQVANGILLPLVAIFLLWIMNSKLLGDYKNNKMQNLLSVSVVLVTLLLSGRSLMSAFGML; this comes from the coding sequence ATGAAACTTCCAAAGGTAGGGCCAGCCGTTCTAGTTACAGCGGCATTTATAGGACCAGGTACTGTGATAACGGCTTCTCTTGCTGGGGCTAACTATGGTTTTGCATTATTATGGGCTTTGTTATTTTCTATGGTAGCGACCTTAATCTTACAGGAAATGGCATGCCGTCTAGGGGTTGTTACTCAAAAAGGTTTAGGTGAAAATATAAGAGAAGCCTGTACAAACCCATTTCTTAAACTGATAGCAATAGGCTTAACTGTTTCGGCTATTGTGATTGGCAATGGGGCTTATCAAAGTGGTAATATTTTAGGTGCAAGTTTAGGGCTTTCAAATCTCTTTTCTGATATTTACATCACAGCTAACATTTCCTTGTGGCCAATCCTTATAGGTTTTATTGCTTTTACAGTTCTAATAAAGGGTAGTTATAAAATAATTGAGCGGGCACTTATGGTACTTGTGGGTTTAATGAGTATCGCATTTATTGCAACAGCTGTTATTTCAAAGCCTGATCTTGGTATGTTCTTCTCTGGTCTATTCATTCCAAGCATTCCTAATGGTGCAACCTTGACTGTAATTGCGTTGATAGGCACAACTGTAGTGCCTTATAATATATTTTTGCACTCATCGAGCGTAAGTAGTAAATGGAATTCACCAGAGCACTTAGATGAGGCTAGGAAAGACCTCTATTTTGCAATCCCTTTAGGAGGATTGATTTCGATTGCAATCATTTCTACAGCAGCATCGGCATTTTTCGGACAAAAAATTTCAATTAATAACGCTGCAGATTTAGCTCCTGCATTGGCTTCAATCTTTGGCGACTACTCTAGTCTATTTATTGCGATAGGGTTATTTTCTGCTGGCATTTCCTCTGCGATCACAGCACCTCTTGCAGCTGCTTTTGCTTTAAGTGGTATTCTGGATTTAAATAAAAGTTTAAATTCATATTCATTTAAAGGTATCTGGCTTAGTATTTTATTTATTGGGGTTATAATTGCTAGTTTGGGTTATAAGCCAGTATCTATTATTTGGTTTGCTCAAGTGGCTAATGGTATTTTACTACCTTTAGTTGCGATATTTTTGCTTTGGATTATGAATTCAAAATTACTGGGTGATTATAAAAATAATAAAATGCAAAACTTATTATCTGTTAGTGTAGTTTTGGTTACTCTTTTATTAAGTGGACGAAGCTTAATGTCGGCATTTGGGATGTTGTAA
- a CDS encoding IS630 family transposase (programmed frameshift) translates to MRLLAVSLFFEGENRANIARRLSTARSSVNKWVSSYLDSGLAGLDNKPISGRPANLTEKQQADVKTFVLQHAKSSDGGRLIAADIQTYISNNFNVNYQLGSVYRLLHSLELSWITTRSKHPKQSKEAQEAFKKFSMSTILHTPFNVMPENMDIWFQDEARFGQQNQTTRVWAERGSRPRAVKQQQFEYGYLFGAVCPHNGKTEALVTPCVNKEVMTLHMEQISKATEYGRHAVVIMDGAGWHTFDTVQPFNNVTLIKLPPYSPELNPIEQIWSWIRQHCLSNRIFTGYQDIVEQVSKAWNTFISNPDRVRKMCSREWIKVT, encoded by the exons ATGCGCTTACTTGCAGTGTCACTCTTTTTTGAAGGTGAAAATCGCGCTAATATTGCTCGTCGACTAAGTACAGCTAGAAGTAGTGTCAATAAATGGGTATCAAGTTATTTAGACAGTGGCTTAGCGGGATTAGACAACAAACCTATTTCAGGTCGTCCAGCTAACCTGACAGAAAAACAGCAAGCAGACGTTAAAACGTTTGTGTTACAGCATGCAAAGTCCAGTGACGGTGGACGATTAATTGCTGCTGATATTCAAACCTATATTAGCAATAATTTTAATGTTAATTATCAACTTGGCAGTGTATACCGCTTATTACATAGCCTTGAATTAAGCTGGATCACAACACGCTCCAAACACCCTAAGCAATCAAAAGAAGCTCAAGAAGCTTTT AAAAAGTTCAGTATGTCAACGATCCTTCACACCCCCTTTAATGTGATGCCAGAAAATATGGATATATGGTTTCAAGATGAGGCACGATTTGGCCAGCAAAATCAAACAACAAGAGTTTGGGCTGAGCGAGGCTCTAGGCCAAGAGCCGTAAAACAACAACAGTTTGAATATGGATACTTATTCGGTGCAGTATGTCCTCACAATGGAAAGACGGAAGCCTTAGTAACCCCCTGTGTTAATAAAGAAGTCATGACATTACATATGGAGCAAATATCTAAAGCAACTGAGTATGGGAGGCACGCTGTTGTGATCATGGATGGCGCTGGTTGGCATACTTTCGATACAGTTCAGCCCTTTAACAATGTCACGTTAATAAAATTACCGCCATACTCACCAGAATTAAACCCTATAGAACAGATCTGGAGTTGGATCCGTCAGCATTGCCTATCAAACAGAATATTTACGGGATACCAAGATATAGTAGAGCAAGTATCAAAAGCATGGAACACATTCATTTCAAACCCTGATAGGGTTCGAAAAATGTGTTCAAGAGAGTGGATTAAAGTGACTTAA
- a CDS encoding diacylglycerol kinase, with amino-acid sequence MEDTNKPNGSGIKRVFKASYCSYLGLKAAFKEESAFRQELLLACLMLPVSFLLAESPIHWAMLIGVLLLVLIVELLNSAIEALTDRVSTEHHVLSGRAKDMGSAAVTLSLLIVAVTWGTAIYAKFIS; translated from the coding sequence ATGGAAGATACAAATAAACCAAATGGTTCTGGAATTAAAAGAGTGTTTAAAGCGAGTTATTGTTCTTATCTAGGATTAAAAGCTGCATTTAAGGAAGAATCTGCATTTAGACAAGAATTGTTATTAGCTTGTTTGATGCTGCCAGTTTCATTTCTCTTAGCTGAATCGCCAATACATTGGGCTATGTTAATAGGTGTTTTACTGTTAGTGTTGATAGTTGAGTTACTGAACTCTGCAATTGAAGCCTTAACAGATAGAGTGAGTACAGAACATCATGTTTTATCTGGTAGAGCAAAAGATATGGGCTCAGCTGCAGTGACTTTATCATTATTAATAGTTGCAGTAACTTGGGGCACCGCTATCTATGCTAAATTTATAAGTTGA
- the pyrE gene encoding orotate phosphoribosyltransferase: MKDYQKEFIEFALEKQVLKFGEFTLKSGRTSPYFFNAGLFNTGRDLARLGRFYAAALADAKIPYDVLFGPAYKGIPIATTTAVALADHYDIDMPYCFNRKEKKTHGEGGSLVGSELKGRIMLVDDVITAGTAIRESMEIILANGASLSGVLIALDRQEKGKAELSAIQEVERDFGTKVISIVKLADLITYLEDKGDMAEHLDTVKAYRDKYGVA; encoded by the coding sequence ATGAAAGATTATCAAAAAGAATTTATTGAATTTGCTCTTGAAAAGCAGGTTTTAAAATTTGGTGAGTTTACTTTAAAATCAGGTCGTACTAGCCCGTATTTCTTTAATGCTGGTTTATTTAATACTGGTCGTGATCTTGCGCGTTTAGGTCGTTTTTATGCTGCAGCATTAGCTGATGCTAAAATTCCATACGATGTTTTATTTGGCCCAGCTTATAAAGGCATTCCAATTGCAACAACGACAGCGGTTGCATTAGCTGATCATTATGATATCGATATGCCATATTGTTTTAATCGTAAAGAGAAGAAAACACATGGTGAAGGCGGTTCTTTAGTAGGCTCTGAATTAAAGGGTCGTATCATGTTAGTAGATGATGTGATCACAGCAGGTACGGCTATTCGTGAATCAATGGAAATCATTTTAGCTAATGGTGCTTCTTTATCTGGTGTTCTTATCGCTTTAGACCGTCAAGAAAAGGGTAAAGCTGAGCTTTCTGCAATCCAAGAAGTTGAACGTGACTTTGGTACTAAAGTTATCTCAATTGTTAAACTTGCTGACTTAATCACATATCTAGAAGATAAAGGTGATATGGCTGAACATTTAGATACAGTCAAAGCTTACCGTGATAAATATGGTGTTGCGTAA
- the rph gene encoding ribonuclease PH, with protein sequence MRPSERTSNQIRPVTFTRDYTMHAEGSVLVEFGNTKVLCTATVESGVPRFMKGQGKGWVTAEYSMLPRATHTRCGREAARGKQGGRTMEIQRLIARSLRAAIDLSALGENTITIDCDVIQADGGTRTASISGACVALVDALTHMRNKGMINSNPLKYMIAAISVGIYKGEAISDLEYIEDSVAETDMNVVMTETGKLIEVQGTAEGEPFSFEELDTLTGLAKNSILEIIDAQKKALA encoded by the coding sequence ATGCGCCCAAGTGAAAGAACAAGCAACCAAATCCGTCCAGTAACTTTTACCCGTGATTATACGATGCATGCTGAAGGTTCAGTATTAGTAGAGTTTGGTAATACTAAGGTTTTGTGTACTGCAACAGTTGAATCGGGCGTACCTCGCTTTATGAAAGGCCAAGGTAAAGGTTGGGTAACAGCTGAATATTCTATGTTACCACGTGCTACACATACACGTTGTGGTCGTGAAGCAGCGCGTGGAAAGCAAGGCGGTCGTACGATGGAAATCCAACGTTTGATCGCACGTTCACTTCGTGCTGCTATAGATTTAAGTGCATTAGGCGAAAATACAATTACAATTGATTGTGATGTTATTCAAGCGGATGGTGGCACTCGAACAGCTTCTATCAGTGGTGCATGTGTAGCATTAGTAGATGCACTTACACATATGCGTAATAAAGGTATGATTAACTCTAACCCACTTAAATATATGATTGCTGCAATTTCAGTTGGCATATATAAAGGTGAGGCAATTTCAGATCTAGAATACATTGAAGATTCTGTTGCTGAAACTGATATGAATGTCGTAATGACTGAAACTGGTAAATTAATTGAAGTACAAGGTACTGCTGAAGGCGAACCTTTCTCTTTTGAAGAGTTAGATACTTTAACTGGTTTAGCAAAGAATTCGATTCTTGAAATTATTGATGCTCAAAAGAAAGCTTTAGCTTAA